One window from the genome of Oryza glaberrima chromosome 3, OglaRS2, whole genome shotgun sequence encodes:
- the LOC127767314 gene encoding uncharacterized protein LOC127767314 codes for MAPGSSSTSSPGGKAAAVGGEAGKEGGAVPSPAAAASDHAPVAPDGSPGGGALPAGGEAGKEDEGVASTGSRTPLAPGSSSGEGALGECGEARNDDEAPAPAPRLIASPTAAAAAAAAATTDYPHEGGEAEQEGGNASSPCEEQEEDDDDDEEEAPTHLPFAPSSESELPDDKSTVDPSFTISLIRKLVPQGPDVDKELSVKQGRTEEKDASSDVGEPKQPHDKDLWDNEGCKLWDLSVIEPQAELMVNNLVLEVLLANLHVRQFLRAKEICIGIIGNLACHKSLASAITSHNGLIATVVDQLFLDDPGCLTETFRLLSTIFQSNASMSWAEALLPDEILSRIMWIIGNTVHATLLQKILEFLSALVDDQDVITILIEPLIKVGLVDCAIGLLLNELEKSMDGNNLDRSDSLDSILRLIEELSAIDNCSKVMSSNDQLIKALSNIVKLPDKFEVEGYCASVVIIIANVLSDGEHLTPILSHDLPLLEGLFDILPLISDDNEARNAFWCILTRLLQQVEEGETITNSSKLKQFVSIFLAKFTLMKDDIERHGIQTEADSSVEGVSLKNGLRTSLKAICSITERWIADKSSLGKEDASLTENTIENAKELLTFCRRAMGIADL; via the exons ATGGCGcccggctcctcctccacctcctccccgggAGGAAAAGCCGccgcggtgggcggcgaggcggggaaGGAGGGCGGAGCCGTGCCCTCGCCCGCGGCAGCTGCCTCCGACCACGCTCCGGTGGCGCCCGACGGCTCGCCGGGAGGTGGCGCGCTGCCGGCGGGCGGCGAAGCGGGGAAGGAGGACGAGGGCGTCGCCTCGACCGGCTCCCGCACTCCGCTGGCCCCTGGCTCCTCCTCGGGAGAAGGCGCGCTCGGGGAATGCGGCGAGGCGAGGAACGACGACGaagcgccagcgccagcgccacgGCTCATCgcctcgcccaccgccgccgccgccgccgccgccgccgccaccactgacTACCCACAtgaaggcggcgaggcggagcagGAGGGCGGCAACGCGTCATCACCATGTGAAGAGCAGGaagaggatgacgacgacgacgaggaggaggccccGACGCATCTCCCCTTCGCACCCTCGTCGGAATCGGAG TTACCTGATGATAAGTCAACAGTTGATCCCAGCTTCACCATCTCTCTCATAAGGAAGCTGGTACCTCAGGGACCAGATGTGGATAAAGAGTTAAG TGTGAAGCAGGGACGAACAGAAGAAAAGGATGCTAGTTCTGATGTTGGGGAACCAAAACAGCCTCATGACAAAGATCTGTGGGACAATGAAGGTTGCAAACTGTGGGACCTTTCAGTTATTGAACCTCAGGCAGAACTTATG GTTAACAACCTTGTACTTGAAGTACTTTTGGCAAACCTTCATGTGAGACAATTTCTTCGAGCAAAG GAAATCTGTATTGGGATCATAGGAAACTTAGCTTGTCATAAATCTCTGGCCAGTGCAATCACTTCTCATAATGGATTAATTGCTACTGTCGTGGATCAGTTATTTCTTGATGACCCTGGTTGCCTTACTGAAACATTCAG GTTATTGAGCACCATTTTTCAGAGCAACGCATCTATGTCATGGGCTGAAGCTCTTTTACCTGATGAGATTCTTTCACGTATTATGTGGATAATTGGAAACACAGTGCATGCTACCTTACTTCAGAAG ATACTGGAGTTTCTATCAGCTCTTGTTGATGATCAAGATGTCATTACCATTCTTATCGAGCCCTTGATAAAAGTGGGTTTAGTTGACTGTGCTATTGGTTTGCTATTAAATGAGCTTGAAAAATCAATGGATGGGAACAATCTAGACAG GTCAGATTCTCTTGATTCAATCCTTCGCCTTATTGAAGAACTGTCCGCCATAGACAACTGTTCAAAAGTAATGTCATCAAATGACCAATTGATTAAAGCACTAAGTAATATAGTCAAGTTACCAGATAAATTTGAG GTTGAGGGCTATTGTGCTTCTGTGGTAATCATAATAGCAAATGTTTTGTCTGATGGAGAACATCTCACACCTATTCTGTCCCATG ATTTACCCTTACTGGAGGGCCTATTTGACATTCTTCCATTGATCTCTGATGATAATGAAGCTCGAAATGCATTTTGGTGTATCTTGACACGTTTACTGCAACAAGTAGAAGAAGGAGAAACCATCACGAACTCTTCAAAACTCAAGCAGTTTGTGTCTATCTTCTTGGCTAAGTTCACCCTCATGAAAGATGACATTGAAAGACATGGGATTCAAACAGAAGCTGATTCCTCAGTTGAGGGTGTTTCTTTGAAGAATGGGCTACGCACATCT cTCAAGGCGATCTGCAGTATCACGGAGAGATGGATTGCGGACAAGTCCTCCTTGGGCAAAGAAGATGCTTCACTGACCGAAAACACCATTGAAAATGCTAAAGAGCTGCTGACTTTCTGCCGGCGTGCAATGGGTATTGCTGACCTGTGA
- the LOC127765605 gene encoding uncharacterized protein LOC127765605 isoform X1, giving the protein MEGSGAQPVGGAAAAAAAPKRNNMDYTLAALKLFGCQLAGATEAPPSESDGTSQAQMLYGIRFQRVWLQGVVVLADYRDGAGHILVDDGSCVAEITLTPKEAEGQPWREGMYVMVLGSYSGKESLPRANRPVIKVHKLVDLSAQPDRESMWYMEVVEAFNFFYLQFSAASPLMKR; this is encoded by the exons ATGGAGGGTTCCGGTGCTCAACctgtcggcggcgcggcggcggcggcggcggcgccgaagcgGAACAACATGGACTACACCCTCGCGGCGCTGAAGCTCTTCGGTTGCCAGCTGGCCGGCGCCACCGAGGCCCCTCCCTCGGAGTCGGACGGCACCTCGCAGGCCCAGATGCTCTACGGCATCCGCTTCCAGCGCGTCTGGCTCCAG GGCGTGGTGGTGCTGGCGGACTACCGCGACGGCGCCGGGCACATTCTTGTGGATGACGGCTCCTGCGTCGCCGAGATCACGCTCACACCGAAGGAGGCCGAGGGGCAGCCATGGCGAGAAG GCATGTATGTGATGGTTCTTGGGTCATATAGTGGAAAGGAATCTCTTCCTCGGGCCAATCGGCCAGTGATTAAG GTGCATAAGCTAGTCGATCTTTCCGCGCAGCCCGACCGTGAATCAATGTGGTACATGGAAGTAGTTGAGGCCTTCAACTTCTTTTACTTGCAGTTCTCGGCTGCTAGCCCACTGATGAAGCGCTAG
- the LOC127765605 gene encoding uncharacterized protein LOC127765605 isoform X2: MEGSGAQPVGGAAAAAAAPKRNNMDYTLAALKLFGCQLAGATEAPPSESDGTSQAQMLYGIRFQRVWLQGVVVLADYRDGAGHILVDDGSCVAEITLTPKEAEGQPWREGMYVMVLGSYSGKESLPRANRPVIKAIAIFMMYSL, translated from the exons ATGGAGGGTTCCGGTGCTCAACctgtcggcggcgcggcggcggcggcggcggcgccgaagcgGAACAACATGGACTACACCCTCGCGGCGCTGAAGCTCTTCGGTTGCCAGCTGGCCGGCGCCACCGAGGCCCCTCCCTCGGAGTCGGACGGCACCTCGCAGGCCCAGATGCTCTACGGCATCCGCTTCCAGCGCGTCTGGCTCCAG GGCGTGGTGGTGCTGGCGGACTACCGCGACGGCGCCGGGCACATTCTTGTGGATGACGGCTCCTGCGTCGCCGAGATCACGCTCACACCGAAGGAGGCCGAGGGGCAGCCATGGCGAGAAG GCATGTATGTGATGGTTCTTGGGTCATATAGTGGAAAGGAATCTCTTCCTCGGGCCAATCGGCCAGTGATTAAG GCAATTGCCATCTTCATGATGTATTCATTATAA